The Lycium barbarum isolate Lr01 chromosome 4, ASM1917538v2, whole genome shotgun sequence nucleotide sequence aatgattttatgcatatgactactcacgactctattcgtgcattctgttatttctttcgccgagtcccgggccggttctattgtcgtgcgcactttgttatactccggagttatgctgtgtttatggttcaccgagctactcgcaaaagagggtcgggttccacttatatttggtgttatgctgtgtatggcgttatgcggtgatgtgatatgtgacggggatacggagatttgaaacctttctggtgttatgctgtgttatggcgccatcgacgggcgggcgactatattcttctgtaccctacgcatgacttacatatttgaaactaaacattttgatatgattggatttgcacttatgttcggcacttctgtttcgtttatgtctcaggtttgttttctgtatattctgctttgcatactcagtacatatttcgtactgaccccctttcttcgggggctgcatttcatgcccgcaggtacagacgcacagtttggtgattcaccagtttaggacatccccttctgctgtttggagtgctcttctcatttcagagcatacattttggtatatatttgttcgctatgtatatatgtatttgttcaggggtacggcggggccctgtcccaccatatgattcggtttgtctgtttagaggtctgtagacgtatttgtgggtgtgtgtgcctacttctgttccgatgtgtttgtatgattctattcgttatggcagccttgtcggcgtgcatttgtatatgtgttttgggccgttgcgccatttgatagcctagtcggcttttgacatatttgatagccttgccggctttttgatatatgtgcatatgttcggcgaggtatattccgccgcctcttctgattctgatatgatgttttgtacgcgcaatcgcgcaagaaaatattcattctcaactatgtttaaaaatgatgaatttgaaatccgtgttaagctttgctatgatgactttgtttgtatgtccgtttgggtgcccaagtagggcgccagtcgcggcccacggggttgggtcgtgacacttaaagCCCGACCAACTGTTACAATAGCTTGTGGGACAGCTCCACACTCCTTCGACACATTCTTGGCAACAGCTTGTAATCTTGGAGATGCTAGCACCTCGTCACCGACCTTTTGTTTAAAGAGGCTCCATGCTTCTTCTTCAAAAAGCACACTAACTTCAATCTCTCTCATTGTTTCCATGACACGACAAACCGTCGTGGATCTGGTAGGTATTGTCACCTTGCATAACGCACCTGGGAATGGGATTCCTATGACCTcaaaaggaaatgcttcccacaAGTCATCTATAACTAAAACAAATCGAAATTTTCGCAAAAAGGCTTCAAGTAATTGAGCTGCTCTTGTcatttcatcatcttcatcattaaAAGATAAACCTACTTCTCTAGCAATATCCTTTTGCAATTTTTTGACATTTAAATCCTCAGATGCCGTGACCCAAATGACATGATCAAAAGTTGTGCTCTCCCTCAAAAGTCGATTATTGATTTCTACCAGGATGGATGTTTTACCCACACCCCGTTCCATAAATACCAATTATCCCGTTGTACATTCAAATACTCCCATACTACCTCCAAACTTCTTTGAGCAGTTTCTCCCACTAATGAGGCTGTTGGCAATATATTTCCCCTCTGAGGCATCATATCAACCAACGAAGCATCAGGAAATATGCTCTGCCCCAGGAGCCTGTCGACTTCTTTAATCTTCTTATTTATGTGTTCACCCTGCTTACATCGAGACATATAATTCGGCAAACATCCGTTCAGAATCTAACACCCCATCACCTTCCCGGAACACCCATGGTTAGATATTTGAAGTATGGATAACATAACACTAAGGTCATTTTTTTAACCCCTCTGTAGGAGCTCCCATGTTTTTGCTTTGGTGACTCGAAACCGCAACCGTAGTTGAAGGTGGAGGATATTTACCACTTGAGCAACCCCTTTTGTCATAACTCAAGGCCCCATATTGGTTGAGGGTATAAGTTCTCTTTATATGGTCTTGAACAATTCTCAGCCCCAAAAGTTAGCTCATGAGGCGAGATCATTCAAAAAGCTTTAAAGATATTATAACCCAAATCCTAAACTAACCGGAGACTCTGACACTAATAAATCACAACTTATAAGGTTTAAGCTGCTAAACAGAAAGTAACTGTCTATACTGAAACCACCAAATTGACTGACAAGTTTAGAATTTCTTGTTTAGTTTAACTTCATCCATTGGAAATGAAAATACTGTTACATAATAGGTTTAGTTAAAAGTCAACTACAGATAGGTAACTATCTTTATACTTGGGGGCAAAGCCACAGTGGTCGTTACGGGTAGAACCCACTAACTTCGGCTCAAATCATGTATTTGTGTTAAAAAATTCATTTAATATATCCAAGAACCCATAAGAAAAAATAATTATGCTCTACAACCTGTAATAAAAAAATCCTAGCCCCGCCTCTGTTTATTATAATTGGTAACATATAAAAAATGGGGAGTAGGTATAAACATTCCTCACACTATCAATGTATACAGAAGTAAATTCTTTCAATGTCCTGGTTGTGTGAAGAACTCATTAATCATTAATTCATTATACAACATCAGTTAAGAATCATCATAGCAAAATTAACAGATATTCATATTTAAAAACAGACATCAAAAAATTCATCAACTTAACATGCAAAAGATGAACAGAATTTGAAGTAAGAGCTAACCGCTTTAATTGCTTTAGTATTCTTGAGGGGAGAGGCTCCTTATATTCTTCTGCGAAAAATATTATCAGAAGGAAATTATCAAAGTTAAATATGCTTACTCATTTCAAATATTAGGCTGACTAACATTTTTATCCTTCAACTGTTGATAAATTAGATATTGATCCTTCTGTAATATTTGAGTAAGCATATTTAACTTTGAATTACataaaaaatggtagtattattTTTGGAATTATATTTCCCTAAAATATTGAGTAACATAACAAACTTAACATATTACATGTGCAATTAATTGGTTTAATAGTTAATAATGCATTTTATTTGTGGGATTCACAAACAAAATGATAAAAACGCACATTCCAATTATCTGAAGGTCAAATATTTTTAACCATATATCGTAATTACCGAAATCAGAATTTGGCAATATTTTAaggattaaaagaaaaaaaatcttctttGATATTGTCCTTGGTAATTAAAATCATCTGATTAGAATAGGTAATATTGATACATGGGCCTTGAGCGTTAACTTATTAGTGCCTGTCTGTTTTCCTTTTACTAGTCTCTTATGTTCATTTTAGTAAATCAAGAAAAAGTTATTATTTTTTCCCTACATCACTCTTATCATTAAAGACGAGCATAGAGTACTAATGGTTAAATTAGATTTTTAAATCATAATTAAATTCAATAAGAGTACTATTTAAGATTTCAAATCTCATATTTTAAGAAGGCTTGTATATAGATTTTTTTATAACATGGTGCAATTATTTACGCAGACAATATGTAAATTTAAAGTCCTCCTAATTTTCTCCTAATTGATTACAATTTCTAAAAGGAAGCTTCTTATTTCACACCAAGGCGTGTTTTAGGAGGGAAACACTACATACCTTCTCTCAAAGTCATTTGATCGAATATTGTTGATTATAC carries:
- the LOC132637857 gene encoding probable disease resistance protein At1g52660, with the translated sequence MERGVGKTSILVEINNRLLRESTTFDHVIWVTASEDLNVKKLQKDIAREVGLSFNDEDDEMTRAAQLLEAFLRKFRFVLVIDDLWEAFPFEVIGIPFPGALCKVTIPTRSTTVCRVMETMREIEVSVLFEEEAWSLFKQKVGDEVLASPRLQAVAKNVSKECGAVPQAIVTAFLKHDVVGTHFGPFK